TAGAAAGGTTTCAGGAAGAAAAGGACACCCAAACCGAACTTTCATGATGAACTGATGAACGCGCCACAAAAGAGCGGCCGGTGTGACCATTAAGAGTGGCGCCACATCCTCCGGCTACACGAGCCAAACTCATCCATATTTACCGCTCCGCGGCACTAATTAACCATCTCGGCATCCTCAAGCCGCCGAGcgaacatgaaaaaaaaaggccgACTTTCACAACATATTCGGCAGCAGAGACAGAAAATCATCCGACCAGACTCGAATCGCATTCATCCCACACCTATTTCAAAAACCCATCACACTCTGCTCCGTTCCACTTCCACGCGCCAATCTCCACAGCCGACAAACCCCCTAGACGCGGTACGACGCATTCCGACCACGATAAAGCGAGCTAAAAGCTAAGCTCAACGAGGAACCGAATGAAACCCACAAAGACCCACGaagcaaaagagaggaagagagagaaaaggagttTACTTTCGCTTCTTCCTCCAGGCCTTCTTCTTGCCACCGGTGGCGCGCCTCTTGTGCATGGAGTCCCGGGAGATACCTGCGTCACGGAACGCGACATTGATGAGGACCCAAATTCACAAACGCCAAAGGGTAGAGCAAGAGACGATTCAATGGCGATGCGGCAtaggggagagggagagaagatcTCACCCATCTTGGCGGAGCGGCGGGGGCTTGCTCTGGGCTCTGCGACTCGGCTTCGCTTACCGTAAAACCTAGCTGCCTCCACCACGTGCTTCTTATAGGGTTGGCTTAGTGAGACGAGGAGGTCATTATCGTCATTTTGCCCGTACAACACGACCCTGCATTTTTATTGGTCACCGTAATATTAATACGCATTTTTCCCCGTCCGCTGCTCCTTATAACATATCCATAATATATTCATTCCGATAattataggaaaatattattttttacaagGATTAATACTTactaaaaaactccaaatcaaTATACACGtgataaattcatcaaaaacCTCAAGTTGGAATGCTTGTAACAAATGTATCCCCTTAATTCCATTTGAGACTTTACCATccattaatttgtaattttttttgatattaatccaatgtaacgaaaatatcatgaaaattaattgaggataaatttttcacaaatttaccaatttaagatttttgataataaatttattagaggtatttcaatttgaaattcttcgtgatattaacccttcTTAAAATCTTCTTGTAATTTgtaaaataattacattttacTCAGTTATAATGGCCCAAAAATACAAGCTTTCTATCAAATCTCAATAAGATTAGGATATCTGATAGAATTTTATTAATGAGTCAATATACTATTTATCATTATGTTCCACACAATCAATGCTTTGACTATTTTGAAGGAAGAGCGATTAATAATTATTCAGACACTTTCTAACAAAATCCTTATCAATAAAATCTTCTATATTGTTTTTAGATTTTGGAGTTGGATATCAAGGGAAAAACGGCATATACCTCTTAAAATTAAAAGCATATATCCAATTTGACCACACTTTGTCAATGTTGTTATTCCATGGATTGATGGAATTATCTTTCATTCTCAAAATGTCAAATTGGCTCGCAAGTGTTTTATATACATGAATGTGCATATCATGAAATCTTTTGTTCCATAGCACCCCACTTATTTCAATGCTCCTAAGCACTCTACTAATTAGGGATGAGCACACCGAACCACTCGGATCAAATTGGCTGGTTTGGTCCAAATTCCATAAAATGGAACTTCAAATTCCCAGAAAAAACCGgacccattttttaaaatatattttttaatttctcaaaaatagtaACAAtccttgtgttttttttttggctaagtaATTGGTTCCATGGGACCGAACCGATCTGGTTCatggtcccaaaaattgggaaccggttctcCCGATTCAATTCCTAGTTCCTAGGTGGAACCAAATTGAACCAGGAACGAATCACCCCTACTACCGATTCTCACCAGTCCCCTCGTCCCATAGAACCAAGCAAAAGGTCGTCCAAAGTGGCGTCAAGAAAATTCATTTACATTCATCAGGATCCGAACTCGCGAGTCATGATGAACGTTTGAGTTCTGCCTGATATCTTTAGTGACCTAACATAACTGGACGATTTTGTACGCATATCTCCCCAGCTCATTTGCAATCCTCCATGCACAAAACCACTGCAAAATACCAAGTTCTTCGCTACTTCTCGGTCGGCTTCTTTGGATCGGACAAGCTCACTCAGACTTGTGAGAGAAAGGGCAAATGTTTGCCTATGAATAACTTATGAACTCATCTTTATAACAGGTACACACCATCCATCCATTAAGAAGCAGCACAATGTTTCGGTCCAGTAATGCCCGAGTCCCATAAGTTTCAACTCTTCCCATACCTAGAAGCTGCGTCGCAttttggaaggttctgcttccTCCTCCAGAAGGTTTTAGGTACAACTAAAGGGTTATACAATTACTTGTCGAAATCGGGAAACAGAGGTCCGCTATAGCACATGTGCATCCTTCTTATGCACTCGTTATCCTAATTACCTGCGCCCAATGGACATGGACGATGCGCATGCACAAAACCAAGATACATGTCGTGAGCACATAGAGTAGAGGAAGGGAATGAAGAAGCAACGGAACTGTccagtaaaataaaataactataCTCTCAACAGCTCCAAAATTAAATTAAGGAAGTACAATCCGTAAGAGCTAAATCCAACTTGGTAGCTATGGTTTCAAAGGTCGTTGTTAGGCTACCATGCAGAAATGAAAAGGGGGGAGATTCGCTAAAGCTCTTTATGCGAAAACAAGCCCATTTATAGCTCACTGTCATCCACAGTTGCATCGCTTGGCTTTCCGTTCACGGAAACAAGCTCAGTGTCAAAGATGAGTGTTGCTCCACCTATAGTACAATACACGCTCAAGTTTCaggtcaaataattttttataaaaatgcatgaaGATATGCAAACATCAAGTCCACGAACATATTCAACTATTTTCAATGCTATACAATGATATTTAGTTCAAGATGACGTCATTGAGGGAATATCATCAACAAGAACCCTCCAGCATTTATTGAGCTACactaaaagttgaaaaaagCATGAGAAGATATCTTGTTTGATCTAAGTATTTGTTTCTATCTCTTAGTAGTTTTCTCtcaagttaccaaaaaaaaaaaaaattgtttgtgatTCTCCACGGTCAATTACTTGTCATGCTGAAGCTCAGCACACTGTTGGCAACATAGTCTAAACAAGATAGGACAAAGGAAAATTCCTACCAGGAATAGTCGGTGGTGAACCCTGGGCTCCGTAGCCCAGTTTTGCAGGAATTTTAAGCTTTCTCTTCTCACCGACGCACATACCCAATAGTCCCTGGTCCCATCCTGCATAAATGCAAAGAAACTCAGATGGTTAGTGACCATTATACACTACTCTACCGACACAAAGGGAAAGATACAGCGGCTACGAAGAGGTTCGAGTGCTCTCTAAACCACTTGAAGTTTCATAAGGACATGGAGATCAGGCCTTGGCACCACACAAGAGATGTAATAGGATTGCCACCCCTCTTCTGATAGTTGAGAACTTAAGTCACCAATTTAGGGTGCAGAAAGTAAGATAAGATGCTTCCCGCTAGCCCAACCATAAATCTCATTTAATAGAATTCGTCCagattcttttttcatttaggAATTAGTTACACTTATATTCTTAAGAGTGctaacagaaaataaaaatttgaggcaaaaaatCAAGTTCCTCATGGATAACAAACCTCATGATGACACATTTCCTAGACTTCCTTCATAAAAGTGTGCTTTGCATAAAAGTACGAATGACTCTGGAGTGCTTATAATATCAGTAGTCTGATCAGATGCATAAAGCTATCTGGAAAGGAGTTTGTACATAAGAGGCATTAACTCTTGAAGCTAATATAAGGTTCGTGTTTAACAGAACACCGCTGACCTTTTATTACTTGACCACTTCCAAGCTCGAATTCAATGGGATCACCTCTTTCAAAACTGGAGTCGAAAACAGTTCCATCAGTCAGCTTTCCCTGCCAACAGTGACTAGAGTCATCACTTACCACTAACGATAGGCAAGAAAGGAATTACTCAAATTACACAATTTGACACAGTTCTTATATTCGGATTTTCCTTACAGATCAAGTACTTGAACTAACTGAAAATACACAAAGGAAAGGGCTGAATGAAGCAAAAATTTACCCGATAGTGTACTTTGACTTTATCACCTTTGTGAGCCTGGATATCACATTTTTCTGGCTTGTACTGTACAgaggaaaacaaaaattcagGTACCAAACTATCAAATTAAGACATCTAAATGATAGTTTACTAGTTTTTGCCATGCAGTATCATGAAATAATAAATGCTTCTCCTGCAAAATGTCAGTTCATATAGTAAAATGATATTGGTTTTCCCCCCTGATCAATGAAGGGCTATAATTCTTTATTCACTTAACTCCATCAGAAGTAACCATAGAAATCAAACACAAACCgatgttattttatttaaagtttGTTTGGTGAAACCAATAGCATCAGCCCTAGCCCTAACCCAGATTGGAAATTAATGCATTTCAATGTACTCTGCAGCAGAGCATTTACATGAAGAAAGTCCACAAAACTATATCATCTTCATACATGTCGTTTagcagaaacaaaaacaaaagggatGCCTCAACAGGTAGACAGTTGGACTGACCATGCCATTGTGtcattcataacaaatcaacaAAGAAACAAACAGCCTTAACTCCTGTAGTTGTGGCATATATAGAATTACCCAAGCAAAGCTGCCAATGAACTCACATAACTTTCAGTTAAGGATTAAAGAAAGAACCCAGATGGAACTCGTGTGACATATGCAGTGCATATCCAATGACAAGAGGCCAATTAACCTCCCTCTAGCTACGTCATCACTCTACATGCTCTTAGCCAAGCAAAGCACGATAACATTGGTATTTTGTTTTCAACTATCAAAAACCAGGACCCGAGAGAAAACTTAAGTAGCTATGGCTACAGAATCACTCGACTGATAACATCAAAAATAAGAGCACAACAAAGAGATTGCCATTCCCTTATTCAGAACAGAGCCTAAATATGTTCCGCGTGATTGGGACACCTAAACACAAACCAAATGCAAAAGTCTCACACTCTAAAAAAAGGTCACGTCTCGATCCCTCGGGTGCAAACGACCGCCACGCCCTCACGTGATGTCCTCACGTTCCCTTCTCACATGAATACAATGTATTATGTACCTCAATCTAAAAATCGCCAAGTAAGCGGAATTCATTCCCGGCACAAAAACCCATGTCGCGAAGCGCCGGGAGGCGAGAAAACCCAGCGAAAGCGAATTACACACAAAGCAGAGAGCATGTTTCTCCACAAGAAGATCCCATCAGCGAGACGACAGGCCTATATGAGCTAAACCCATCAAGAGAAAACGACGAACGAGCGAACGAAAGCAGAGCTGCGGAGGATTCTCACCTTCACGCCGATTTGCAAATCCGTCACGTCGCGGGTCTTGGCATTGGCTGCAAGTCAGGACATCGCGACGCTCAGTCAGGCGCAACATTCGAAAATTACGTTGCCATGCCTGCCCTCATCATcagatctagagagagagagagagagaagggttaCCGAGAGCCAAGAGGAGCAAGAGAAGCGTAATGGAGAGGACGCTCGTGGCGCATCTGCTGAGACCCATCTCTCGAGCGCCGAATCGATTCctggagagaagaagagagagagagaggagaccgACGAACTGATGAAATCGCCGAGCGAGAGTTTCTGAATCAACACGCCTTTTGAGCTCAATCGATGGAAACGCCGAGTCCTGGAAAATTGCACAATCGGTCCCTTAATTCACACCTATTTGCACTTCCGCCCCACTTCAGcaacatccaaaaaaaaaaagaagcttgaatgataatttaatttgtgaattattttcagaaatacTTGAGGGACAATTTCGATTTCTTAAAACCTTTGGAATTATTTTCAAACTTGTCCGGTCAAAATATATTTAGTCAATTACATAtgtgggagaagaagagatcaATTTGTGAACATAATTTAATTTGTGCATTTTCAGTATATCCTTCTTATAATAATAAAGCAGTTGCGGCATCCTTCAACCATCGTCTGTCATCCAATGAGATGTGCTTGAAATTAGACGAGTTACATGCATTTGCGAAGTTTTTCTAAATAAGTATAGAATATTAAAGATGTGAATAATGCCGAGGCGGCATCTATCAGACCTGTCATAGAGTTCAATCTAAACAATGCACAAAACCACCACCACCGCTCGCGGTGGCCGCGTTGGATAAGAGCTTAGTACCTGCCAGGAGACCCCAGGTCATggggaggagttcgaaaccCAGCGTGCGCTAGGTATTTCAATGTACAGCTGCGCGATTCACCTGTGGCTGGTGCGGGGGTTCCCTaggttacccaaaaaaaaaaaacaatgcacaaaaccaaaaaaattcaagcatCGAATTgtcaaccaaaaaaattcaagcatCGAATTGTTATTTAAGCAAAGTTAATGATGCACTTTTGATGACTAAACTTGCAAAGTTGAGGACTCATCTCGATTGGTTCCATTGCAAGGGAAATGTGAGGATCCGCTTTACTATGCCATGTGAATATCACAATTGCGAGATTGAGACGATGTTGACGGTATTGTCCGAGCCCACAATCGGCAACCATGGCATCAGAAATGCTAGACAAAGTAAGGAGAAAATAACATGCACAGCGATCGCACCACACATCATGTCGACGTGACATCACTGCcctaatcaaatttcaaaactcAACGACCGTTGGCCAAGAGAAATTATGTCGCCGGAACATGAAATGAGACACCAGACAGCGTTGTTGTGACACCACTGTTGTATAAGATGCATTTTCCAGGGTCAGTTATGCAATGTATCGAGTGTCAAAACCCAGATGATCAACCAACAAGAATCATGAAGCCATTTGAAATACTGTGGACAGATAAGCTGCCGTTTTCTATCATCACCAATATCAACCATCAACCAACACCGTACCATGAAAACTCTCACTGAATGCATCATCATCAATAAGTATgcattttccttcatttctaAAGTCCAACAAGACTGATTATTGGCACAGTCCCAAGTGATAttggaagtaaaaaaaaaaaaaaaactcagccTAATCTTCTTCTTGAGCACGCCCTCCTCGAAATCTAAGAGGCGGTGCCCATCAATTTGCAAGTCCAAAGAGACTCGGATAGGCACCTGAGACGATTGCTGCAGAACTTTGAAAAGATCGCTCTTTCTCCAATCTTCTTCCCAGTGGCAAGAAGAGGATGACGAACCGCTCTTTCTCCAATCTTCTTCCCAGTGGCAAGAAGAGGATGACGAACCGCGTGAAAACACGGAGGTTGCCAGCAAAACAGCATCCTCATCACCAGTATCAATCCTAAGGACACAGTTTTATAACATAGCAAGTCTGTTTGCAACTCTTGCATGCCAAACAAGCTACCCTTGTCCTAAAGGCGGTTGCAGGAATTCATCTCTGTTTAAGAGCAACTGCAACTAGACCAGATCATCTGTTTCTGAGGTAGATTATCCAGGAGATGTGCGAACTGCAAATTACACAGGCACAACATTGGACGATTCCCTCAACAAGTGCCATGTTGCATATCATGAATGCTGGTATAGGATAGACACCGATCGTCTCGCAGGTTGAAAGCTTCTCCTCCAGTGTTATGGGCACAGCATCAGAAATGGTTGTGATACCATATAAGAGGCAGTGCAGACTCGCCACATGTGATTCAGCACTTTGCATGCACTCTGCTCTATTTTTAGGTCTTGACAGCATCAGCATTTCCACTCTACACCGACAAAATTCGGAGCCATGCGATCATGAACATAGAATTCTACTCTCGTGTAATAAAATTTATGCCATTCAACAGGATCTTGTGATTCTTCTGGCCCATCATCGTATCCATCTTCCTAAATTCCTCCAGCAAATCAAAGGCTTcacttcccttcccttccctgcACAATCCTTCCAACAATGTCTTATAAGTCAAAAGGTCCGGAGCCATTGCTTCGCGCAGCATATCAAACACGGCCTCTGTCGCCTCCTCAAATCTCCGCTCCATCGAAAGACTACAGATCAGAATCATATAAGCACTGCTCTTCGGCACCAACCCTTTACTCCTCATTTCCTtataaaaccctaaaccctgcCCGACCCTCCCCTTCTCGCACAACCCCTTCACAATGTAACTATACGTATACGCATTCGGTTCGCACCCATACAACCCCATCTCCCGGAACACCCGGATCGCGTCGTCAACCACGAGGCACTTGGAGTAGGCCTTAATGATCATGTTCAGCACGAAGGTGTCCGGGATGACCCCGGACACCTTCATCTGCTTCGCCATCGACCGGACGGCGTGCAGGTACACGTAGCACACGTGCAGCTTATTGAACCTCCTAAGCAGGGAATTGAACAGCAGGGTGTAGGTCTCGAGCGTGGGCTTACAGTCCTCGGAGCGGAGCATCTTCTTGTAAACGTCGAAGGCGCGGTTGAAGAGGAACTTGCGGCCGCAGCAGAAGCGGATGACCGAGTTGTAGAGGGGCACGCTCATCTCGCAGGCCCCGGCGACGACCTCCTCGACGAGGGTCTCGGCGTGGCGGTAGCGGCGGCCGGAGATGAGGATCTTGATCATGGCGAGGTAGGCGGCGGCGTCGTGCCGGTAGCCCCGCTGCTGGGCGGCCCACCGGAAGATGTCGAGGGCGAGGTCGGGGTCGGACTGGGCGCGGAGGGCGTCGGCGACCTCGGGCGGGCCGAAGCCGGGCCGGAGCTTGTCGATCCACCCCTCGAACTGCTTCTCGAGAGGGGTCCGTGTTCGGAGGCTAGggttcggcggcggcggcggcggaggcggcggcgggggtTCTGCCGGCGCGGTGGCGATCGGGCGGCGGAAACGGAGGGAGAGATTGAGGAggtgcgaggaggaggagaggcgaTTGGGTTTCGCGAGGAGTCGGAGGAGCGCCGGcattgcagagagagagagagagaaactgaaGGAGAAgcgaagaagacgaagagagCAAGCAGCAGCAGATGGAGAGGAAAAAAGGCCCTGTTTTTAACTGAGTTTTTGTGAAATAAGCATATGCAACATCtttataatttgatttaaatttgatCAAGTGCTAAACATAATGTGCAATacctaattacaaaaaaaaataatacacgTTTTTTGGTTCAagagaaaatttcttttgaaacagagatttggaataaaatgtGTTACACGAATCATCATCGCTATCGCTCGattttcgaaatagaaattacTAAATTTCTTATAATCGGCCAATCTAGTTAATGTTTAAACTAGTGTAGTTTATTTAGAGTAATTCAAGAGGTGACTTCCTCAACACATAATCGATGAAGATATTTCTTATAAAGTTGGGCACAATTTGTTTcgagaaaaaacaagcaattttgagaatattttcttgaaagtgaTCTATTGTTATCattagaaataattaattaataaaaaatatttttattgtcaataataatttttatataaatatatttttggatgatgaaaatatcttCTATTCATTCATTCGAACAAGTGATATGATCGAtcatatttaggaaaatattttatgaataatttatttttcacaaaatgaaCATACCCTTAATGtgttaaacatttttttggacatTTCGAGCTTTGCTTAAGGAGATATTCAGGACTATCTTTTAATCATTTGAATTGTATATGCATGATTATCGAATCCTCAAACATCAATAGAAAAAACAACATTTAGATccttggagtgccaaaactcgGTAtgagagacacttaagtgctaaaagttattaagtcttaaaagttatgaaatgtacatttaagcctcaaaattggagcaaaatgaatCAGTTAATGACATGACGTTTAATGACGCCATTTTGCAAACAAATGTGGTTAGATAATCAAAAAATGACATCTTTTTGccttgatttgaattttaatataactattaattaaaataaattaaaaactaaattataaaaaaaaaacctcgccCACCTTCTACtacttcttaattttttttaatttaatttttttaaaatttaatttaattaacatttatattaaaattcaaataagaggcaaAATGACATGGTTTTGGCTCTTTTTGCTTGTTCAACTCTCCGATGAACCACATAAGTGagttatattaattaaaaattgtcacgtagGATTTTTAGGAGGTTTCACCGAATTTGGTActcaaatttcttaattttcaaaaaaattgacacatatataccttttgtaacttttggcacccctatgccaagttttggtaTTTGCGGctgtatttttgcttagaaaaaaactatttttgctCAAAAGAAGTATACGATCATTTATGTATATCTAATTCTCTCGATGCgcaaaatataaagaaattgGATTTAATCATGCAATTCAAACAATTCCATTTTTAACTACTTTCTTTTAGTCcaatttttaattgatgaagaaaagtaaATGAACATTGATTTTAACTAGAAGCAACAGGGTAATTCTCAGTTATTTATCTGTTCATATATTTTTTGTACATTTTATAATAGACAGATTTATaaattctatatatattataatgtttCTACCTCGCACGGTTCAATTCTAGCACAATACAGACTAATTTCTCATTCTAATGAAGCACCAAAAGATCATGTAATCTCTTGCAGCTTATTGAAGAAAAACACTGGTGGAAACCAGCTACAAGGCCAGAAGAATGGAACAAATCCAATGTCATCTCG
This region of Eucalyptus grandis isolate ANBG69807.140 chromosome 8, ASM1654582v1, whole genome shotgun sequence genomic DNA includes:
- the LOC104456508 gene encoding pentatricopeptide repeat-containing protein At3g25210, mitochondrial, whose protein sequence is MPALLRLLAKPNRLSSSSHLLNLSLRFRRPIATAPAEPPPPPPPPPPPNPSLRTRTPLEKQFEGWIDKLRPGFGPPEVADALRAQSDPDLALDIFRWAAQQRGYRHDAAAYLAMIKILISGRRYRHAETLVEEVVAGACEMSVPLYNSVIRFCCGRKFLFNRAFDVYKKMLRSEDCKPTLETYTLLFNSLLRRFNKLHVCYVYLHAVRSMAKQMKVSGVIPDTFVLNMIIKAYSKCLVVDDAIRVFREMGLYGCEPNAYTYSYIVKGLCEKGRVGQGLGFYKEMRSKGLVPKSSAYMILICSLSMERRFEEATEAVFDMLREAMAPDLLTYKTLLEGLCREGKGSEAFDLLEEFRKMDTMMGQKNHKILLNGINFITRE
- the LOC104456507 gene encoding peptidyl-prolyl cis-trans isomerase FKBP15-1: MGLSRCATSVLSITLLLLLLALANAKTRDVTDLQIGVKYKPEKCDIQAHKGDKVKVHYRGKLTDGTVFDSSFERGDPIEFELGSGQVIKGWDQGLLGMCVGEKRKLKIPAKLGYGAQGSPPTIPGGATLIFDTELVSVNGKPSDATVDDSEL